The sequence below is a genomic window from Ipomoea triloba cultivar NCNSP0323 chromosome 2, ASM357664v1.
ccctatatactaaatatatttttcttgattttaaaaattcaattttataattttaatttttttatattaaaaggttcaccaaatatattaataatctTCTCACCTTAAAAAAGTTACAAAAGTTTCTTAGGCCATCTACCCTGGTGAAAGTAAGAGGCATTGCAATCTGACAtagcttttctttcttttattttttcttttaaatgacGTGTAATATCTTTGATTCTGAACCATTATTCACTccctattttagttgttttttatattaattgtcTAATTCTTAATAGAAATTGAGACTCGTTTATGTATTTCGTGTCTAAAGGTGCAATTGCCCATAACGAGTAGCAAAGAAAGGATTTTGTAATGTTTTAGATCAATTTTGTAAGCAGATGAACTTGCCTAAGGAATGAAAGAAGCAGCAGAGCatgaaaggaaacaagaaacaAAATTGGAAGACACCTCACGGCCACCGAGTGGCCATGAGGCCGCTTAAGCCATATCTGACCCGCGACCACCTCACGGCCAGGCCCACGGCCGTAAGGTAGGCCATGAGGTCTGCACTGTTCTATTTATTCAGCGCTTTTTCTACAATTTGGAGGATTCCGAACCCTAGTTTTGTCTTGGCTTATTTTTCCTCATCTCTCTAGATtttcctagcatagtttagCCTAGTTTAACATAGATtgatttaatttcaagcttggattGCGGATTGGAAttggatttcttcttcttcattagTAAAGCTTTCTCTTTCCATTATTGATTTTCTTCTTagttttcttgcaatgtttatggttattcattatagctttgctttgtttaccaTTATAATGcctgagtagttagcttttgggtttggattagggttttgttgctattcttgatgctagggttgtgattattgcataaaggtgATAATTTATTGACCTAGGGTTCTTATGTTTGAATTGAATTGTTAATTCCTCTTGTTAGTGATTGATGGCCAACAATTATTAacttgttttggagaggatttcatctcaacgaaagttggatgaaagactcgagcctaaccaatttcaaacgcaattttcctactatgaaaaTATGGATATTTGGAGTTTATAATGCATTTGTTTTAAGGGTTAGGAtggatgcatcacgaaagtggggcaatcctattctaattcttgtttattgattactaCCGTAGCTTGAAcctgaattcttttgtgcattgtcATAATTCCCTTGGTGAATTGTTTTTcccctaattctgagattgttagtGCATCAAGAAAGCAATACGCCTAATCTGGACCTATCTTTACTCATATAGtttatttcttgtttaatttgcatttctttattttccatATATACTCAGTGATAATTTGCTTGGATCCTTCTGAATTCCAATACATTATAGTCTAGAATCTTGCAATTCATACAAAtacgtgtcatagccccaatACTCAGCGGAACGATTTTTTCACCTTTTTTCACTATCGATCACCACTTTACTCATCAGCGCGTTTGCAATCTGACACTGCCAAATTGCAACAAATGCAATTCTGGTGTCAGACTTGCAAGCACcacttttatattattattaattgttgttggattaatattttgttaacaaaaaaattaaatatatgtaattaaaataacattttaatttaaattaaaaaattaaatgtatatatttatttgtttaattttgtctaattttgaaattaaaaaaaataaaataacatattaatagtTAAATGCATACTTCTTATTCATTCATACATTGAAATTAAATTCATCATACAATTAGTTATCTAGAAATTTTTGCATTTGCTTCTCATATGGTGCTCAAAGCACAGTTTGTCATCATTTCTAACCTAACACGCATGTGGTGCAAGGAAACACTTGGACAAATTATGAGAGCATGTATAGTCATGCGATGCATGACTATGTGAATGTCCActgaaagaaaataattacaaattttttaatataacattctaaaaatgagagaaaattaCAAAGATGCTAATAACCTTACtatcaaaataaaatggacACTGAGAATAGTTGAAAACAATATGAATGTGAATGTCCCATAACCTTTTATTCATATCTCCTTTTATAATTCACTCAATATGAGTGTGAATGTCCCATCACCTTTTATTCATATCTCCTTTTATAATTCACTCATAAAGTTTCAGGAATAACATTTGATTACTTTTCCATACATGGATCTGGTTTAGTAAAGTGtctactattatatatatattataggcCCATTAGAAATAATCTTAGCTAAGAAAAAGCTAAAGATACAAACGTATAatcacaaggtcacgagtttgaatttcaaccttttttagtttaaattgatTAGCTATGAAAAATTTAAGTTGATTTTTGTAGTCCTTTAATTTGTCCGATAGGATAACAAGTTAAGAGGAAATTTAGAGCAACCCTATTAAGGGTTTTTGCTCAGTTTgtgaggaagaaaaaattaatgattaatttttatctaaTGAAATGGGATTTTTGAGGTATTTTGTTCTCctgcaaatataattttttgggtGAAATTCACTTTTGGGGGAAGGGAGAAAATTGCGTTGATTGTTGCGTCTGTGCAGCAATGTTCGCTCCAGGAAGGCTTGTTTAGTGCCTTCTAGGCACATAAATAgcctttagtttttttttgttcaatttattttttcctttttttttttttttcctcttctcacTTCATTCTCTCTTCTACATGGCAtgcaaaaaaaaactcataaaaaaattacaacaaatgAGACAGCTCTTATCTAGTACACACTCGTAGTGGCTGATCTAAAGGTTCCTTTGTCACCCCAAATTGGCTCATCAATAGTAACtaatatggcaaattataccatcaATGTTGACCCTAatccaaaatgacatttaaattatgtgtttgcagttaatatattatataaataaattgaaggcacatgtTATGTTAATTCCAATGACATAGTATGCTAATTATATTATGCCTActacaataaatatattatatgtctgtcgttaacatattatgtttttgtatttaGCAATATGAGTGTAAATATCCCATCACCTTTTATTCACGTCTGCTTTTATAATTCTCTCATAAAGTTTCAGGATTaacatttgattacttttgcaTTCACTGGGCCTGGTTCAATAAAGTGTCTAGTATCATAAAATTGGCCCATCGACAGTAATATGGCAAATTACCCATCATTATTGTGTAAATCATGGTCCAcgtatataaataaaaatatattaattgaatactgaaagtatattattttatatattatcaaataatgtacattcagtatacaaataatataattttagtatattaaaaatgtacatttttatggACCATATAtcattgtgtggaccatgatccacataaaaatttgtcgcaattataccatggacaagGGTCGCTTTACAATGTGGACTCTGATATAAAATCACCACTATCACTACCACATAGAGCTGTCAAAATGGGCCAGCCCGCCAAGTTGGGCCCGTTTAACCCATATTTTAGGCGTATTAGGTTGGAGGATTTTCAACTTGACCAATATAACCCGTGTAGGTACAAATTATACGGGTTGGTGCATGGGTTACACAAGAATCATGCATGCGTAGTAATTTAGATTAAAAGTTAATTCCATCAGAGGTCCCTTATTTTtggtggcaattccaaatttagtctcagactatcgtttttgccatttaacatcccagactattagtttttggacacttttagtccttctcatgactttttctatttttagtaagggcatttttgtctcttcatattgttcttttgttatttatttccGATTTCAATCGGTTTAATTAGTTTAGGACTTTAGGTAACTGATTTTTAGTAACCAGATTTTTCAATCAgtttttagtaaagtcctaaaccaattaaattggttgaaatcggaaaaaaataacaaaagaaaaatatgaagagacaaaactGCCCTTACTAAACATATGAAAAatcatgagaaggactaaaagtgtccaaaaactaatagtttgagatgttaaatggcaaaaacgatagtctgggactaaatttggaattgttaCCAAAGACAAGGGTcctctggtggaattaactctttagatTAATTACAGTTTAAAGATTAAGGAACATAAACAacagttatgccatggacccgggtccaccttgcatggTGGACTCGagtcaaaatacacaatttatatattgaatattcacaacttacattgtgaatgttcacaatttaaattgtaaacatttagtatataaaattgtaagcattcaatatgtaaattgtgaacatttaatatgtaaattgtgaacattcggtatatataaattgtgaacatttagtatataaaaattgtgatcattcaatatataaaatgtgtATTTTTGGATCCGAGTCTACCTTGCGAGTGGAccgagtccacagaataatttgccgaaCACAGACGTCCCAAGCTGATGCAAAGCAAAGTGGAACATTGTTATTGGAGTGGGCTTTCATTTGTGAAGTAAAGCCCCACGATTCCTGTAGGATGTTACTATAATGCAAAAACTTTACTGATATGCTTGGAAATGATATGCTTATAATGCTTAAAGTTACatttgtaatacttataaagtTATAATAATATGTTGCGTTCACagcatcaattattcaattttctagatttattattattattattattattattattattattattattattattattattacatgtgATGAAAGAAATCTATAGTCACTACTTAATAATATGCATTGAGTGAAACAAAATAGGGAATATTCCCCAGTTCCACCTCCAGGTACATCTAGGCTCTTGTTTTTTAGTCGGGTCGAGGTCAAATGGTTTGGGTCAATGTCAAACGGCTCATGTTAGCTTATAGGCTTATATATAGGTCTTAGCCCTTCACTTTTGATGACTTTTTCCACTCCCCTCTCTATCTTCTATCTAAACAAGACCCATGGCCAAGATGCAATGCTCTCCCCTCTCTCTAAAACTATTCAAGAGCAATAAATGAAAGAGCTATTTGGGTTAAATCCTTGTATCTATTTCTATATTGTACATCTATTGTTATATACACAGTTGATACGGGATGATTTAGTTCTATCAGTTGTATAAcactaaaacaaataaaatgctGTGTGATAAACTTGTCAAATGTTTCCTTGCTCTTTCGTGCGCCTTCATTGATAAACACAAAACTTAATGGATGCACTAGTACAAAACATGTCATCCACGACTAGGAGTTGGCATATTTCGGGTCAAATAGGAATTTTCACGGGTTTGATCCGGTTCGGGCTGAACCGGAGCACTACTATGCCGAAATAtaatttgtttggtttgggtgcgggtttacatttttggtatcagATTCGACCCGAAACTCAAAATATATGGATAGTATATAAGAAATAGTTAGGTTTTAACGTTATAAGAGTTAGTCATTCTATACATTTTCTTTATCTGATTCTCTCTATCCCTACGCCTTGGCGTCTCCTTTTTCTCTAGCAGCGAACCGACAACTTCCCCTCTCTTTTCTACTCACAAATCCAAGGTTTcttaaatttcttttcttttattgaatTTCCTCTCATCCTTAGTCTCGTAGTCTCGTAGATCTGGTATAATCTCTTCTCTCGCAATGCTACTATGTTAGTGTTTTGGCACTTTTGGGTAAGATAAAAGACTATAGTTCACGTTCATATCTTTTAGTATTAAGCGAAAGAAGTAGTTGCTTGAGTGTTTTCTTTAGAGGTTAGTTCACAAATCATAATTTATAACTCAATTTTCTGACCAGAGAAGGTAAacttaattcaaaatatttactCTTTAATGGTAAATTttgttagatttattttttctataataACTTTTCATGCTTAAACTTGACATCGTCTATATAGTATTCCTATATTAgcattgatttttttggtttcaTTTTGTTGATTTGTTTTCGTATAAAAATTTTATGTGGTTAAAATCATCTACATAATTGCTTTTGTGGcagaatactattgactctgttacatgtagtatagTCAACATTTtccccactaaggctcgaacccatgacctcccacttgagaAAATCAagtcatgccgcttgaccacaaggcctttggcaatattgaaatgtttttaactcaaattgaattaaaattttttgtaaaaatggtccaattgcacaaattttgcttgtttgatggttgaattgcacactttttaagttcaatggctcaattgcacaaaagcgacaagttcagtgatctatttgacactttttctttttttttttttttttttttaatgtagttaACAATGTTCTGGTCATTTTTATACACGATGTTAATTTGTGTTTGTTGGCAGTGAAATcagtggtagtggtggtgaaGGTCGTGATGGCAGGGGAGGAAAATACTATCACATAATCTTCCATCCTCACAATCCCCTATGTATTCCTGTAAAAAATTGCTGTGCATTCCTTCAGTTTATACCCGATCCCAAATCTATACTCTTACAAATTCAAGAACTATACATGATCACATATTAGAACAACCATTGAAACATaatttgcaaattaaatttatgtttactaattaaataattattttttattattttagagaaaaatagagaatttgtttaattatacatCAATACatcttgaaaaataaaaatactttaaaaaaataaagaatgagagggagagagaaaaaaaaaatcattcatgaaggttatataatataattaattatactgcataaattaagaaataactACAAAACCTTAATCCAATTGCCAAGATCTAAAAGCATGACTTCAAAACATCATATGAAATGTCTCTGTTCATTCCCAATCCTCCTAGGTggttaaaagaaaatcaaagaaaCCAGAAAAGAAAACgtgaaatttgtgaatatactGCATATTATTAGAGTAGTTAATAATGTACTCTATGAGATtattaatagagttaattccattttgtcctagatttacagttaacaatttatttttagtcaCAGAACATCTCTATttagttataatattattgtgatatgatcATTTTTTATCATCCGTTAAGATGTCATTAAAACAGGACATTCCAATTAAAATAGTcatgttacaataatattatgattaaataGAATGTTCTTATACAAAAAGACCAAAATAAATTCTCACCTCTAActtcaaaaatgaaattaacccttattaatatatatattttcattttctcccTGATTTTGTGTATTATTACCTTGGAGTTGAAGTTCTGAAGAGCTTAATACTGGACAGAATAATCATAAAGGGAGGTAATTAAGGGTGTGATCATCATTCCAGTACGATTGATCAACGGCTCCGGTAAGATCAAACAGCCCGTGGCCCTGGCCACCTCCGATTTGCCAATCCAACGGTGAGAGTCCACCGTTGCTTCTCCTGCTCTGCGTAGCATCGTCTAAAAACCCGGCTGCCGTGATGTCCTGCATCTTTCCATCTTCGCCGTCCATCTTTGGCTGCGGGCCCCACTGAGCTTTAGGGCTGTGCGGCAACCGGAACgtgtcggcggcggcggcggcagcgTTGGTGAACTCGACGAGAGACGACGGGCCGTCCGATGACGTCATCAGGGTCGTGAAGTTCCCGAGCTCCTGGAAGATCTGACCGTCCGTTGAGTGATCCATCAACGGCTGATCGTTCGCACTCTCCGCCACCACTTCGGCGGCTCCGACcgccgcggcggcggcggcggcggcggcggcggcggccgtGATGCTAGAACTCTCGCTAGTGGAATGGGAATTAGACTCAGGCGGCCGCTGCGACGACTCGGCTGATTTCTGCTTGGAGCGCTTGGTTTTCCGGCTGCCGCCTCCGACGGGAACGTTGCGGAGGACGCCGCCTTTGGTCCAGTAGCGGCGGCAGCTCTTGCAGAAGTGGCGGGGCTGGGAGAGGTTATAGTTATTGTAATAGCAGAACTTGGTATTGAGCGAATCGCAGCGGGGGCACTTCAGCTCCGCCGTCTGGTGGTGGTGTGGCCGCAATCTCCGATCACCTCCACCGGCGAACATCCGAGCTCCACCGCCGCCAATTGGGTGAACATCTTGCATATCTCAACCACTAAACGCGCGTACCAAGCTTAAAGTTAACACGTACAGAGACTTTATAACTGAAGAATTTGCAGGCGGCGGTGGCAAGGATTCACATTTGCCGACAATTGAGTAATGAAGTAGAAGAGGGAGTTGAAACCAGCTGCGCAGTATATATGTGGATGTTGAGTTGCAGCACTACTAACGTAATCaccttattatatattttcatgtaTCTAGACATCTGTTGTAGTACTTATGTGATTTTAGAATGACGAAACTACCTTActccatttgggatgattcatTTTTCGTCACTTATTAAGATCcaagtaaaaatttaaatttttgtacccaaatatttatttatttagagttGAAGTTGACTTGAGGATAAAAATCTCCATTTATGCGTGGagcttaataaggggaagaataaggaatcatcccaaataGAATAAGGATGATAAGTTACCAATAAGACCATATTTATAACAGGGGGAGATTCAGCAAGGTTGTACCTCCCGGCGAATATTGCCCCAAGTTAGCAAGGAAATCAGCACATTTATTCCCTTCCCGTAAAACATGCATGATTTTGAAATCTTGAAATTGACGGAGAAGAGATTTGCAGTCCGCGACTAGGGTGGATTCAATGCTACCACCAATGACGTCATTCCCCAGAATATTCACCATGGCATCGGAGTCTGATTCCGCAATGATGTGGGTGAACCCGTTACTAAGAGCGGTAATCAAACCCTCACGGAAACCCTAGAGTTCTGCAATGAAGCTCGTAGTATGCCTAATATTCGCTATGAACCTGACCAACCAGACTCCTCTGTGATCTCGAATTAAGCCCCTTGCACTAGCCAACCCCGATGTAGCTTTCCTTGCGCCATCCGAATTCATCTTCACGTAGCCGGGTTGTGGCGGAGACCAAGAGACCCAAACGTGACTTGCAGGAAGTGGACCAGAATGTCTTAGAAGGAATTTTTTAGCCTCCATCGCCTCCAGCTCTGCCCTTTGTACTGTTTCATCTGCTGAGCCGAAGGTGCTATTGAAGACTAGGTTGTTCCTTGCTTTCCACATATTCCAAAGCAGATAGGGGAAGGTGATATTCCAACATCTTCCACTGTTGTCTTTCTGAGTGTTTGAGCAGAAAACCTCCAACCAGGCCGAGAGGGGAAGGTGAAAGCTGGACGAGAATGCTAACGGAGGTGACGAAACCTCCCAGCATGTTTTCGCGAACTCACACTGGCGGAGAAGATGGTCTAAGGTCTCATCTGCCGCACTGCATCTCGGACAAGTAGCACACGATGTTAACCCACGTCTTTGTCGTTCTGAGTTGGTCAGCAAACCGTTCATCACaatttttcatatgaaaatcTTCACTTTTTCCGCGCAACAGATCTTCCAAATCTAAGTATGAGAATCTTCTAACCCGCCATGTCCTGAAATAAAGGAAAAGGCCGAAGAAACCGAAACAAAACCTGAATTGGAATGAGGCCAAGTCAGCTGATCCACCTGATTGTTTACCGCTGGAAGCGCAATTGCCCTGATCTCGTCCACAAAGTTAGGAGGAAGAACGATGTTCAAGGCTGGGATATTCCAGGACTTTTGACTAGAGATGAATGACCAAAAattgtcatgccacaataatactaggatcaaaagtggatgttttgagaaaaaaaaaagactaaaagtggattgccatccataaatctaggaccaaaaatggaattaactccatttgtttattaccaattaccaattattaccaatctataattggtaattggtaatagaTAAATGTAATggtaaacaaataggtattgaaatataatatatatatagaattcaaatatgtatgtaatataatataatggagtccattcatatgttttcaccattaacataataatagCATATCTTTtggtgccaaagaccttgtggtcaagcggaaTAGCTATGgctcaatagtattcaaaaattatatagatAGATTTATTCCGTGCAGGCTTCTTGCATTCAAGACTCTATTCATTGAGAAATGGATATTTAAAGTGATTAACTAATTGATACGAAATAagttttgtaattcaattatgaaaaatattttagaagaaaagttattttttatgaaCTATCTAATCAACGTAATCTAGAAGTTTCAAATATGTATTATTGGATTTAAAATACT
It includes:
- the LOC116007056 gene encoding dof zinc finger protein DOF5.4-like — encoded protein: MQDVHPIGGGGARMFAGGGDRRLRPHHHQTAELKCPRCDSLNTKFCYYNNYNLSQPRHFCKSCRRYWTKGGVLRNVPVGGGSRKTKRSKQKSAESSQRPPESNSHSTSESSSITAAAAAAAAAAAAVGAAEVVAESANDQPLMDHSTDGQIFQELGNFTTLMTSSDGPSSLVEFTNAAAAAADTFRLPHSPKAQWGPQPKMDGEDGKMQDITAAGFLDDATQSRRSNGGLSPLDWQIGGGQGHGLFDLTGAVDQSYWNDDHTLNYLPL